In the genome of Desulfofarcimen acetoxidans DSM 771, one region contains:
- the nuoE gene encoding NADH-quinone oxidoreductase subunit NuoE, translated as MACTCGCSNNTIDPKQQALQELLQKFKGYKGAIIPVLQGAQDIYGYLPKEVMQQISKDLRVPFSKIYGVSTFYAQFHLKPRGRNIVRVCQGTACHVRGGKKIFEAVEKVLGISEGGTTEDLRFTLETVACLGACGLAPVLMINDDTHGRLVPGDIQGILEQYE; from the coding sequence TTGGCTTGTACATGTGGATGTTCAAACAACACTATTGATCCGAAACAGCAGGCCCTGCAGGAACTATTGCAAAAGTTTAAGGGATATAAAGGAGCAATCATTCCTGTTCTGCAGGGAGCACAGGATATTTACGGCTACCTCCCCAAAGAGGTAATGCAGCAGATCTCTAAGGACTTAAGGGTTCCCTTTAGTAAGATTTACGGTGTGTCAACCTTTTATGCCCAGTTTCACTTGAAACCACGCGGGCGCAATATTGTCCGCGTCTGTCAGGGTACTGCATGCCACGTGCGGGGCGGCAAGAAGATCTTCGAAGCGGTGGAAAAGGTTCTGGGAATTAGTGAAGGCGGAACCACTGAAGATTTGCGTTTTACCCTGGAAACAGTGGCCTGTCTGGGCGCTTGCGGTTTGGCACCGGTATTGATGATCAATGACGACACCCATGGCCGTCTGGTTCCCGGAGATATCCAGGGGATTTTGGAACAATACGAGTAA
- the fdhF gene encoding formate dehydrogenase subunit alpha has protein sequence MSSVTLTINGQQVTVPKGTSVLYAARKIGVDIPTLCHDQELTRFGACRICVVEIPGMRNLPASCVTEATDGMVVFTESEAVVEARKTILELMLANHPIDCLICSKNGACSLQNYAYRYDVQGNAFPGEKHNYPIENENPFIVRDMNKCILCGKCVRACAEIQGRSVIDFAYRGFDAKVSPAMDLPLGESECVFCGSCVAVCPVGALSEKAMLGKGRTWEVKKVRTTCPFCGVGCNYDLNVKDGKVIGVTSNPDSPVNGRHTCIKGRFGTDYIHSPQRLTRPLIKKNGEFVEATWDEALDLVAAKLGEIKDKYGSDAIAALSSARCTNEDNYVLQKFIRARIGTNNVDHCARTCHASTVAGLAISFGSGAMTNSFNDILTTDLLFVIGANATEAHPIAGAKMLQAVQKGTKLVVADPRRIELAERADYWLQHKPGTDIPLMNGLMHIIIKEDLYDKRFVEERTEGFEELKATVEKYPPEKVSEITGVPAEILYDVARLYATSHNALICYTLGITEHVCGVDNVMSTANMAMLTGHIGRAGSGVNPQRGQNNVQGACDMGALPNVYPGYQQVVSPEAQAKFEKAWGVKLSGKLGLMIPDIMDSAVEGKIKAMYIMGEDPVLTDPDAHHIHKAMNNLEFLVVQEIFMSETAKYADVILPGASFAEKDGTFTNSERRVQRVRKAIEPIADSKADWEIVCSVSNRMGYPMNYSWPGEIFDEMAALTPSYGGMNYDRIDAKGLQWPCPTLDHPGTPILHTQSFTRGKGLLKGIEHVPPAELPDAEYPYLLSTGRILYHYNVTTRHSKGLGTHRPEEMAQVNPIDACVLGVNTGDKVEVASRRGSLTTKIAVTDKVPPGMIWMSFHHAETPTNQLTVNAFDPVSKTGEYKIAAVKLEKAE, from the coding sequence GTGTCTTCTGTAACTTTAACTATTAATGGTCAACAAGTGACTGTTCCCAAAGGAACCTCTGTGTTGTATGCTGCCAGAAAAATAGGCGTTGATATTCCCACCCTTTGTCATGATCAGGAACTCACCAGATTTGGAGCCTGCCGTATATGTGTTGTGGAAATTCCGGGCATGCGTAACCTGCCGGCTTCTTGTGTTACCGAAGCGACGGACGGAATGGTGGTTTTTACCGAATCCGAAGCTGTGGTAGAAGCTCGTAAAACAATTCTTGAACTGATGCTGGCCAATCATCCAATAGATTGCCTGATATGTAGTAAAAACGGTGCCTGCAGCCTGCAGAATTATGCTTACCGTTACGATGTTCAGGGAAATGCCTTTCCCGGAGAAAAACACAATTATCCTATCGAAAATGAAAACCCCTTTATTGTTAGAGACATGAATAAATGTATTCTTTGCGGCAAGTGCGTCCGGGCTTGTGCGGAAATACAAGGCCGCAGTGTGATTGATTTTGCTTATCGAGGCTTTGATGCTAAAGTAAGCCCGGCCATGGATTTGCCTTTAGGAGAATCGGAATGCGTTTTTTGCGGCAGTTGTGTTGCTGTTTGCCCGGTGGGTGCTTTGAGTGAAAAGGCTATGTTGGGTAAAGGACGTACCTGGGAAGTTAAAAAGGTTCGCACTACCTGCCCCTTCTGCGGTGTAGGCTGCAATTATGACTTGAACGTCAAGGACGGAAAAGTAATCGGTGTTACCTCCAACCCGGACAGTCCGGTTAACGGGCGCCATACGTGCATAAAAGGACGTTTTGGAACAGATTATATTCACAGCCCGCAGCGTTTAACCAGGCCTTTGATTAAGAAAAACGGTGAATTTGTTGAAGCCACCTGGGATGAGGCTTTGGATCTGGTGGCAGCCAAATTAGGTGAAATAAAAGATAAATACGGCAGTGATGCCATTGCCGCACTTTCTTCAGCACGCTGCACCAATGAAGATAATTATGTGCTGCAAAAATTCATCCGTGCCCGCATAGGCACCAATAATGTCGATCACTGTGCACGCACTTGCCATGCCTCGACTGTGGCCGGTTTGGCTATAAGTTTTGGAAGTGGTGCAATGACCAACTCTTTTAATGATATCTTAACAACTGATTTATTGTTTGTTATCGGTGCTAATGCTACTGAAGCACACCCGATAGCCGGTGCTAAAATGCTTCAGGCTGTGCAGAAAGGTACTAAATTAGTGGTGGCTGATCCCCGCAGAATTGAACTGGCGGAGAGAGCCGATTACTGGTTGCAGCACAAACCTGGTACAGATATCCCGTTGATGAATGGGTTAATGCATATTATTATTAAAGAAGATCTTTATGATAAAAGATTCGTGGAAGAACGCACTGAGGGTTTTGAAGAACTTAAGGCAACAGTAGAAAAATACCCGCCGGAAAAAGTCTCAGAAATCACCGGTGTTCCGGCAGAGATCTTATATGATGTGGCGAGACTTTATGCCACTTCTCATAATGCGCTGATTTGCTACACACTGGGTATTACTGAGCATGTGTGCGGTGTGGACAATGTTATGAGTACTGCCAATATGGCTATGCTGACAGGTCATATCGGCAGGGCAGGTTCGGGTGTGAATCCGCAGCGTGGTCAGAATAATGTGCAGGGTGCCTGTGATATGGGGGCATTGCCCAATGTGTATCCAGGGTATCAACAAGTGGTTAGTCCGGAGGCACAGGCTAAGTTTGAGAAGGCATGGGGAGTTAAGCTGTCCGGCAAACTTGGTTTAATGATTCCGGATATTATGGATTCCGCTGTTGAAGGCAAAATAAAGGCTATGTATATAATGGGAGAAGATCCGGTGCTAACAGATCCTGATGCGCACCATATTCACAAAGCTATGAATAATCTTGAATTCTTAGTGGTGCAGGAAATTTTTATGTCAGAAACGGCTAAATATGCTGATGTAATACTCCCGGGGGCAAGTTTTGCGGAGAAGGACGGTACCTTCACTAACTCTGAGAGAAGAGTGCAGAGGGTTCGTAAGGCTATCGAGCCTATTGCGGATTCTAAAGCTGACTGGGAAATCGTTTGTTCTGTCAGCAACCGTATGGGTTATCCCATGAATTACAGTTGGCCCGGAGAAATATTTGATGAAATGGCTGCTTTAACTCCCTCATATGGCGGGATGAATTATGACAGAATTGATGCAAAAGGCTTGCAATGGCCCTGCCCGACGCTGGATCACCCGGGAACGCCGATACTGCATACTCAGAGCTTCACCAGAGGCAAAGGGTTGTTAAAGGGCATCGAACATGTGCCTCCGGCAGAACTGCCTGACGCTGAATACCCGTATCTGTTGTCGACCGGCCGCATTTTATACCACTATAATGTTACGACTCGTCATTCGAAAGGTTTGGGCACTCACAGACCTGAAGAAATGGCTCAAGTTAACCCAATTGATGCCTGCGTTCTGGGGGTTAATACCGGTGATAAAGTGGAAGTTGCATCACGCCGCGGTTCTCTTACAACTAAGATAGCAGTAACCGATAAAGTACCGCCGGGAATGATCTGGATGAGCTTTCACCATGCGGAGACTCCTACTAACCAGCTTACTGTTAATGCTTTTGACCCGGTTAGCAAGACTGGTGAATATAAGATAGCTGCTGTTAAACTGGAAAAAGCTGAATAA
- a CDS encoding NAD(P)H-dependent oxidoreductase subunit E: MQKFMGYKGVIVPVLPGGQDIYGYLPKEVMQQIAEDLRILFSKIYGVATFYAQFHLKPRGRNIFMSVRVQPATCGAVSLMPFVKIS; encoded by the coding sequence TTGCAAAAGTTTATGGGATATAAAGGGGTAATTGTTCCTGTACTGCCGGGAGGGCAGGATATTTACGGATATCTCCCAAAGGAGGTAATGCAGCAAATTGCTGAAGATTTGAGGATTCTCTTTAGCAAAATTTACGGTGTGGCCACCTTCTATGCCCAGTTTCACTTAAAACCCCGTGGGCGTAACATATTCATGTCTGTCAGGGTACAGCCTGCCACGTGCGGGGCTGTGAGTTTGATGCCATTTGTAAAGATTAGTTGA
- a CDS encoding 5-formyltetrahydrofolate cyclo-ligase: MSKSELRKRVMEDRKAIPAAEAKEKSDIIQQRVLSMDEYAKASTIMLYLDFRNEVQTDKIIIDALSKGKRISIPVSDVATKRLTPSQIMDYPGDLTEGTYGILEPRQECIRPLEPEDLDLIIVPGVAFDEECNRLGYGAGFYDRFLPRTRPGTVFIALAFEMQIHAKVYQQSHDCPVHYVVTENRVIKKLSES, translated from the coding sequence GTGTCGAAAAGTGAATTGAGAAAAAGAGTTATGGAGGACAGGAAAGCTATTCCTGCCGCGGAAGCTAAAGAAAAGAGTGATATAATACAGCAGCGGGTGTTGTCTATGGATGAATATGCAAAGGCCTCCACTATCATGCTTTATCTGGATTTCCGCAATGAAGTTCAGACTGATAAAATAATTATTGATGCTCTTTCCAAAGGGAAGAGAATATCCATACCCGTCTCTGATGTTGCTACCAAGCGTCTTACCCCTTCACAGATTATGGATTATCCCGGTGACTTAACCGAAGGTACTTACGGTATATTGGAACCCAGACAGGAATGCATTAGACCTCTGGAACCGGAGGATTTGGATTTAATTATTGTTCCTGGAGTAGCTTTTGATGAGGAATGTAACCGGTTGGGTTACGGGGCAGGGTTTTATGACAGGTTTCTACCCCGCACCAGGCCGGGTACAGTATTTATAGCCCTGGCTTTTGAAATGCAAATTCATGCCAAGGTTTATCAACAAAGTCATGATTGCCCGGTACACTATGTAGTAACAGAAAACCGGGTAATCAAGAAACTGTCTGAAAGTTGA
- a CDS encoding ACT domain-containing protein codes for MKVKQVSVFLENKSGRLARVTQVLGNNNINIRALSIADTTDFGILRLIVNDPDKAFTVLKEDGFTVSVTEVLAVEVRDEPGGLSNILEVLKQAGINIEYLYAFLQKASNAALVVFRVEQIDEAIIALQEKNVNILAGDEVYRL; via the coding sequence GTGAAAGTAAAACAAGTATCAGTCTTTCTGGAAAACAAATCAGGCCGTTTAGCCAGGGTAACTCAGGTGCTGGGCAACAATAATATCAATATCCGGGCTCTCTCCATTGCCGATACTACAGATTTCGGCATTTTGCGTTTAATTGTCAATGACCCTGACAAGGCTTTTACTGTGCTGAAAGAGGACGGTTTTACTGTCAGTGTCACCGAGGTTCTGGCAGTTGAAGTTAGAGATGAGCCGGGCGGTCTCAGCAATATACTGGAAGTATTAAAACAGGCGGGCATTAATATTGAATATTTGTATGCCTTTTTACAGAAAGCCTCCAACGCTGCATTGGTAGTCTTTCGCGTAGAACAAATAGACGAGGCCATAATAGCTTTACAAGAAAAAAATGTTAATATATTGGCCGGAGATGAAGTATACAGGTTGTAA